The following proteins are co-located in the Eptesicus fuscus isolate TK198812 chromosome 9, DD_ASM_mEF_20220401, whole genome shotgun sequence genome:
- the LOC103284072 gene encoding ferritin light chain-like: MSSQIHQNYSTEVAAAVTRLANLPLRASHTYLSLGFYFHPEDVALEGGVHFFLELVKKRHAEPPQGEWGGTQAAMEAALASERNLNQVLVELQTLGSTRTDPHPCDFRENHFLDERVELIKMGDT, encoded by the exons atgagctcccaaattcatcagaattaCTCCACCGAGGTGGCGGCTGCGGTCACCCGCCTGGCCAACCTGCCTctgcgggcctcccacacctacctctctctgggcttctattttcaCCCTGAGGATGTGGCTCTCGAGGGCGGGGTCCACTTCTTCCTCGAGTTGGTGAAGAAGC GACATGCTGAGCCTCCCCAAGGTGAGTGGGGTGGGACTCAGGCAgccatggaagccgccctggcctcggagaggaacctgaaccaggtcCTTGTGGAGCTGCAGACCCTGGGTTCCACCCGCACAGACCCCCATCCCTGTGACTTccgggagaaccacttcctggatgaACGGGTGGAACTCATcaagatgggcgacacctga